From a single Gemmatimonadales bacterium genomic region:
- a CDS encoding response regulator, giving the protein MTAARPTEGGNPIPWIAVLAIGLFVLKIGIEQLSTGVGVIVIGAVLTMLLLVVRQAMTMRHNVELQAERANLLADAKIAALVRHTSDVIMVVDEQLIVRYASPSSEALWGRAASALVGQDLTTLVEATSRREVTRLLSERLARPGQTDLARVRVPGPDGSSRRIEAVAVSLLHEPSVHGIVITMRDQTERIQLEEQLAQAQKMEAVGQLAGGVAHDFNNLLTTILGHTEVGLEELEEGHPVREDLTQIRRASELAASLTRQLLAFSRKQVVEPRLVDVSVSLDQVARLLRRLIKEHVEIALEVPRDLGQVRVDPSQLEQVVLNLAVNARDAMPDGGKLTIQARTTIVPGPLADAVIPPPQGRCIVVEVIDTGMGMDPATQARIFEPFFTTKPIGRGTGLGLASVYGIVKQSGAGLVVRSAPGKGSTFSVFFAWVAPEPEAPVPAGAAAGHDAAGPPRFAATILLVEDEAALREIAHKVLAREGYRVLVAADAEEGVTLAGTAPFPIDLLLTDVVMPGMSGVELARSLRTKRPNLRVLLMSGYPGDDLSGELRDNQRFLRKPFTPFVLLEHVRAALAGLSDPTAVEPER; this is encoded by the coding sequence TTGACGGCTGCGCGGCCGACGGAAGGGGGCAACCCGATCCCGTGGATTGCGGTTCTGGCCATTGGGTTATTCGTCCTCAAGATCGGAATCGAGCAGCTCTCGACCGGGGTTGGCGTCATCGTCATCGGAGCGGTTCTGACGATGCTGCTGCTCGTGGTTCGCCAGGCGATGACGATGCGCCACAACGTCGAACTCCAGGCCGAACGGGCCAACCTGCTGGCCGATGCCAAGATCGCCGCCTTGGTGCGCCACACGTCGGACGTCATCATGGTGGTCGACGAGCAGCTCATCGTCAGGTACGCATCTCCCTCCTCGGAGGCGCTCTGGGGCCGAGCGGCCAGCGCCCTGGTCGGGCAGGACCTGACCACCCTGGTCGAGGCCACCAGCCGGCGCGAGGTCACCCGCCTCCTGTCCGAGCGGCTGGCTCGCCCTGGTCAAACCGATCTGGCCCGGGTTCGCGTCCCGGGTCCGGATGGCAGCTCACGCCGGATCGAGGCCGTAGCCGTCAGCCTGTTGCACGAGCCATCGGTTCACGGCATCGTGATCACCATGCGCGACCAGACCGAGCGGATTCAGCTCGAGGAACAGCTGGCGCAGGCGCAGAAGATGGAGGCGGTGGGTCAGTTGGCGGGCGGAGTCGCCCACGATTTCAATAACCTGCTTACGACTATCCTGGGTCATACCGAGGTGGGCCTGGAAGAGCTCGAAGAGGGTCATCCGGTTCGCGAGGATCTGACCCAGATCCGCCGGGCCAGCGAGCTCGCGGCCTCGTTGACCCGTCAGCTCCTTGCCTTCAGCCGGAAGCAGGTGGTCGAGCCGCGCCTCGTCGATGTCAGCGTGTCGCTCGACCAGGTAGCCCGCTTGCTGCGCCGACTGATCAAAGAGCATGTCGAGATCGCGCTCGAGGTGCCTCGCGACTTGGGCCAGGTGCGGGTCGATCCCTCCCAGCTGGAGCAGGTCGTGCTCAATCTTGCCGTCAACGCGCGCGACGCCATGCCCGATGGCGGCAAGCTGACCATCCAGGCACGTACCACGATCGTGCCGGGTCCTCTCGCCGACGCGGTGATTCCGCCGCCGCAGGGCCGGTGTATCGTCGTCGAGGTCATCGATACCGGAATGGGCATGGACCCCGCGACACAGGCGCGCATTTTCGAGCCGTTCTTTACCACCAAGCCGATCGGTCGGGGCACCGGGCTCGGGCTCGCCAGCGTGTACGGAATCGTCAAACAGAGCGGCGCCGGCCTTGTGGTTCGAAGTGCCCCAGGGAAGGGTAGCACGTTTTCCGTCTTCTTTGCCTGGGTCGCGCCGGAGCCTGAAGCGCCCGTGCCCGCCGGGGCTGCCGCAGGCCACGATGCGGCAGGTCCGCCTCGCTTTGCGGCGACGATCCTGCTCGTCGAAGATGAGGCCGCGCTCAGGGAGATTGCCCACAAGGTGCTGGCGCGGGAGGGCTATCGCGTGCTGGTGGCCGCCGACGCCGAGGAAGGAGTCACCCTCGCGGGTACTGCGCCGTTTCCGATCGACCTGCTGCTGACTGACGTCGTCATGCCGGGGATGAGCGGTGTCGAGCTGGCCCGCAGCCTTCGCACGAAGCGCCCCAACCTTCGTGTTCTACTGATGTCCGGTTACCCCGGTGACGATCTGTCGGGTGAGCTGCGCGACAATCAGCGGTTCCTGCGGAAGCCCTTTACGCCCTTCGTGCTCCTGGAGCATGTTCGCGCCGCCCTGGCCGGACTGTCGGACCCGACCGCCGTCGAACCGGAGCGGTGA
- a CDS encoding response regulator, with the protein MSERGQILLADDEEVFGASTADLLRRQGYSCDVVPDGETALARVGQGSYDLLISDLEMPGNEDLALVRQVSQRVGGLPIIILTGFPSTRSAIACIELPVVAYLVKPVGFDQLLGKVDAAVARFRSYLAMRRTEERLRDWNREVAAVAAPSASGGPESIDAFLTLTLRNVMGSLTDLGELSRALAQTQQGPHACQLVNCPRGLQLQEAVRETVQVLEETKGAFRSKTLATLRRQLEVLLSTV; encoded by the coding sequence ATGAGCGAGCGAGGTCAGATTCTTCTCGCGGACGACGAAGAGGTCTTCGGAGCGTCGACAGCGGATCTGCTGCGCCGGCAGGGGTACAGCTGTGACGTCGTGCCGGACGGCGAGACGGCGCTGGCCAGGGTGGGGCAGGGCAGCTACGATCTCCTGATCAGCGACCTCGAGATGCCGGGTAACGAGGACCTGGCCCTGGTCCGGCAGGTGTCTCAGCGGGTCGGTGGCTTGCCGATCATCATCCTGACCGGTTTTCCCTCGACCCGGTCGGCCATTGCCTGTATCGAGCTGCCCGTCGTGGCATACCTCGTCAAGCCGGTCGGTTTCGATCAGTTGCTGGGCAAGGTGGACGCGGCCGTGGCCCGCTTTCGATCGTACCTCGCCATGCGGCGGACGGAAGAGCGTCTGCGGGACTGGAACCGTGAGGTGGCAGCGGTCGCTGCTCCGAGCGCATCCGGCGGTCCGGAGTCGATCGATGCGTTCCTGACCCTGACGCTTCGCAACGTGATGGGCTCGCTGACGGATCTCGGTGAACTGAGTCGCGCGCTGGCGCAGACCCAGCAAGGGCCGCACGCCTGTCAGCTGGTCAACTGTCCGAGGGGGTTGCAACTCCAGGAGGCAGTGCGCGAAACTGTGCAGGTGCTGGAGGAAACCAAGGGCGCATTCCGCTCCAAGACACTCGCGACGTTGCGACGGCAGCTGGAGGTGCTGCTCAGCACGGTCTGA
- a CDS encoding amidohydrolase family protein: MRMRLAWFLAFSVAAGADTAAAQDRVDVWIRNGSVYDGTGAAPRLADLGVRGDRIVFVGRAPAGLTAGRTIDAKGLVVAPGFIDPHTHVDGDLRSSERRGLPGFLLQGVTTVIVGSDGRGPIEVTDARAAVDRDGAGTNVAFLVGHTTARQRVLGGSAAAPTAAQLDSMRALIAKGMREGAFGISTGLYYAPASYASTEEVIALSKVAAEAGGYYDSHIRDESSYSIGLLAAVEEVLRIGREAGLPTHIAHIKALGVDVWGKSGDVIAAIQAARKAGQRVTADQYPYTASGSSIGASLLPRWAEAGGRDSLRRRLADRTIRDTLVAEMRNNLRRRGGADALLITAGQWKGRRLSEVARETGVDPIDAAITIVAAGDAGVASFNMQEADIDNFMRQDFVVTGSDGSGGHPRKFGTFPRKLRRYVLDRGVISFARAVEASSRQTAEIVGIADRGVLAAGKYADVVVLDSTRLTDRSTYEAPEELAEGVVFVLVNGRVAVDGGKPNGTLAGRALARPARR, translated from the coding sequence ATGCGGATGAGGCTTGCGTGGTTCCTCGCCTTCTCTGTCGCGGCCGGTGCGGATACGGCCGCGGCACAGGATCGCGTCGATGTCTGGATTCGCAACGGCAGCGTCTATGACGGTACAGGAGCCGCTCCGCGCCTGGCCGACCTTGGAGTGCGCGGCGACCGGATCGTGTTCGTGGGCCGGGCGCCTGCCGGTCTGACGGCGGGGCGAACCATCGACGCCAAGGGGCTGGTCGTGGCGCCGGGGTTCATCGATCCGCACACTCATGTGGATGGAGACCTCCGCTCCAGCGAGCGACGCGGCCTGCCGGGGTTTCTGCTGCAGGGTGTTACCACGGTCATCGTCGGAAGTGACGGGCGCGGTCCCATCGAGGTTACCGACGCACGGGCCGCGGTTGATCGGGACGGTGCGGGTACGAACGTCGCGTTTCTGGTCGGGCACACCACGGCGCGTCAGCGGGTACTCGGCGGGTCGGCGGCGGCCCCCACTGCGGCGCAGCTCGACAGCATGCGGGCCCTGATTGCCAAAGGGATGCGCGAAGGCGCCTTCGGCATCTCGACCGGCTTGTACTATGCGCCGGCAAGCTATGCATCGACCGAGGAAGTGATCGCCCTGTCGAAGGTGGCCGCCGAGGCAGGTGGATACTACGACTCGCACATTCGGGATGAGTCGAGCTATTCGATCGGGTTGCTTGCCGCTGTCGAGGAGGTGCTTCGGATCGGCCGGGAGGCCGGGCTTCCCACCCATATTGCCCACATCAAGGCATTGGGTGTCGATGTCTGGGGCAAGAGCGGAGACGTGATTGCGGCGATCCAGGCCGCTCGCAAGGCGGGGCAGCGAGTTACGGCGGATCAGTACCCCTATACGGCATCGGGCAGCAGCATCGGCGCATCGTTGCTGCCCCGCTGGGCCGAAGCCGGTGGGCGTGATTCACTCCGTCGGCGCCTCGCGGACCGCACCATTCGCGATACCCTGGTGGCCGAGATGCGCAACAACCTGCGCCGCCGCGGCGGGGCAGATGCTTTGTTGATCACCGCCGGGCAGTGGAAGGGTCGCCGCCTGTCTGAGGTAGCCCGAGAGACGGGGGTCGATCCGATCGACGCCGCGATCACGATTGTCGCGGCCGGTGACGCGGGTGTGGCGTCCTTCAATATGCAGGAGGCCGACATCGACAATTTCATGCGTCAGGACTTCGTGGTCACGGGATCGGACGGGTCCGGTGGCCATCCTCGGAAGTTCGGGACCTTTCCGCGCAAACTCCGGCGTTACGTGCTCGATCGAGGCGTTATCTCCTTTGCCCGGGCCGTCGAGGCGAGCAGCCGTCAAACGGCGGAGATCGTCGGTATCGCTGATCGGGGCGTTCTTGCGGCCGGCAAGTACGCCGACGTCGTGGTGCTCGACTCGACGCGTCTGACGGATCGATCGACCTACGAGGCGCCAGAGGAGCTTGCGGAAGGAGTTGTTTTCGTGCTCGTGAATGGTCGCGTTGCCGTCGACGGCGGCAAGCCCAACGGTACGCTGGCCGGGCGTGCGCTGGCGCGACCGGCGCGTCGCTAG
- a CDS encoding IS3 family transposase (programmed frameshift), producing MSKRPRFSPEVRDRAVRMVYEHTKDHTSQWAAITSIASKIGCAAQTLSLWIKRRETDAGQRPGLTTAEHARITTLEREVKELRRANEILRKASALFRPGGARPPGAVRVAFIDAHRATYGVEPICRELQIAPSWYYEQKARAAQPSRVPARVQRDAGLQPAIDRVWRANRRVYGAKKVWKALQREGRVVARCTVARLMRAMGLRGVVRGRRVRTTLPDVPAVPPPDLVQRDFTATRPNQLWVADLTYVSTWRGYVYVAFVIDVFARHIVGWRASTSLRTDLALDALEQALYDRDTDAGVIHHSDRGAQYLSIRYTERLAEAGLEPSVGRRGDSYDNALAETIIGLYKTEVIYHEGPWRGLEHVELATLAWVSWYNTVRLMEPLGYVSPVEFEATYSGTSADFAGLVLK from the exons ATGAGCAAACGACCGCGGTTTTCGCCCGAAGTCCGAGATCGGGCCGTCCGGATGGTGTACGAGCATACCAAGGATCATACCTCGCAGTGGGCGGCCATCACCTCGATCGCGTCCAAGATCGGCTGTGCGGCGCAGACCCTGAGCCTCTGGATCAAGCGGCGTGAGACGGACGCGGGCCAGCGGCCCGGGCTGACGACGGCCGAGCACGCCCGGATCACGACCCTGGAGCGGGAGGTGAAGGAGCTGCGCCGCGCGAATGAGATTCTCCGCAAGGCTTCGGCCT TATTTCGCCCAGGCGGAGCTCGACCGCCGGGGGCCGTGAGGGTGGCGTTCATCGACGCGCACCGGGCGACGTACGGAGTCGAGCCGATCTGTCGCGAACTGCAGATCGCTCCGTCGTGGTACTACGAGCAGAAGGCCCGGGCGGCTCAGCCCAGCCGGGTGCCGGCGCGGGTCCAGCGCGATGCAGGACTGCAACCGGCGATTGACCGCGTTTGGCGCGCGAATCGCCGCGTGTACGGCGCGAAGAAGGTCTGGAAGGCGCTGCAGCGGGAAGGGCGCGTGGTGGCCCGGTGCACCGTGGCGCGCCTCATGCGGGCGATGGGCCTGCGCGGCGTCGTGCGCGGGCGGCGGGTCCGCACGACGCTCCCCGACGTGCCGGCCGTGCCGCCCCCGGATCTGGTGCAGCGCGACTTCACGGCCACGCGTCCGAATCAGTTGTGGGTGGCGGACCTCACCTACGTCAGCACGTGGCGGGGCTATGTGTACGTCGCGTTCGTGATCGATGTCTTTGCGCGGCACATCGTCGGCTGGCGGGCGAGCACCTCGCTGCGCACGGACCTCGCCTTGGACGCCTTGGAGCAAGCGCTGTACGATCGGGACACGGATGCCGGTGTGATTCATCACAGCGACCGCGGCGCGCAATATCTCTCGATTCGCTACACCGAACGGCTGGCCGAGGCAGGCCTCGAGCCCTCGGTTGGGCGCCGCGGGGATTCGTACGATAACGCGCTGGCGGAGACCATCATCGGTCTCTATAAAACGGAAGTGATTTATCATGAAGGCCCGTGGCGTGGGCTGGAGCACGTCGAGCTGGCGACGCTGGCCTGGGTCAGCTGGTACAATACCGTGCGCCTGATGGAACCGCTCGGCTACGTATCACCGGTCGAGTTTGAAGCGACATATTCGGGCACCAGTGCGGACTTCGCCGGGCTGGTACTTAAATAA
- a CDS encoding PqqD family protein: MGLLSIFRRTPSDRFRRSPHVKSVAHGDKLVLMDLRGEQFYSLDGVAVRIWDHLAQPTTAERLSGLVVAEFEVPVEVARRDVTACLDDLTRGGLVLAGR, from the coding sequence ATGGGACTGCTGTCCATTTTCCGCCGCACGCCGTCTGACCGCTTCCGTCGGTCGCCGCATGTGAAATCGGTGGCGCACGGCGACAAGCTCGTGCTGATGGACCTCCGGGGCGAGCAGTTCTATTCGCTGGATGGTGTTGCCGTTCGGATCTGGGATCACCTGGCTCAACCGACCACCGCCGAGCGCCTGTCAGGTCTCGTAGTGGCCGAGTTCGAGGTGCCCGTCGAGGTGGCGCGCCGGGATGTAACCGCCTGTCTCGACGACTTGACCCGTGGCGGCCTGGTGCTGGCTGGCCGATGA
- a CDS encoding PorT family protein — protein MISRSALLFAAVAGIGLAAHAQAQSRPEVGLKAGITFGDISNKGVLPGSLDTRNGGAVGLYLGVNSGVVGFGAEALYAQRGAKSSQTLATAKTRLDYLDIPVFLKVNLPTPGVRPYLFAGPQFSFEVKCQRGNGTGCGNRDGDSKTDYAGVIGGGVRLGGSLGLSVEGRYVYGLKDLNLTTLTDNQSFKNRTFMILLGVGL, from the coding sequence ATGATTTCGCGCTCGGCTCTTCTTTTCGCTGCAGTGGCGGGTATCGGTCTCGCGGCCCACGCACAAGCCCAATCACGACCGGAAGTCGGCCTCAAGGCCGGTATCACGTTCGGCGATATCTCGAACAAGGGCGTCTTGCCCGGATCGCTCGATACGCGAAATGGCGGGGCAGTCGGTCTTTACCTGGGCGTCAACTCGGGCGTGGTCGGTTTCGGTGCGGAGGCGCTCTATGCGCAGCGTGGCGCGAAATCATCTCAGACGCTGGCTACCGCGAAGACCAGGCTCGACTACCTCGACATCCCGGTGTTCCTGAAGGTCAACCTTCCGACCCCCGGCGTACGTCCGTACCTGTTCGCGGGGCCGCAGTTCTCCTTCGAGGTCAAGTGCCAGCGCGGCAATGGCACCGGGTGTGGCAATCGTGACGGCGACAGCAAGACCGACTATGCCGGCGTCATCGGCGGCGGCGTCCGCCTGGGTGGCTCCCTGGGTCTCTCGGTTGAAGGGCGGTACGTCTATGGTCTCAAGGACCTCAACCTGACGACGCTGACGGACAATCAGAGCTTCAAGAACCGGACCTTCATGATCCTGTTGGGCGTTGGGCTGTAG
- a CDS encoding PAS domain S-box protein has translation MTLPSRYDPRRVAGIVGRVVSALGALVLTGWAIDSPGLVRMLDGYPPLVPNAAIALVGAGLGLTGLERDRGEVARVGASLALLIGLLTFADHLVGLGLGIDGIFLPREAPTLVAGRIPGRMAAVSALSLTLAGVGLLALLAEVRSSTLAILAGVAGATIGTLGGTVVVGYATGALTDLRHGVVAGMSAYEAIAFLLLGWGMVGYAWEHDRPVRSLPSWLAPAVGVGGLTTALLVWKALTSLEADRLEDRLGVEATVVRQRIAVEIDGLVKDLDRLARRAVRVPALWDADAQAALREGSVYAAVGWVGEDGSVRRAAPTTAAPVIAQIIEEGITPVADTVRLLRYPAQTASAGLLQGGRFLALRVASCDDARCAGDMVGFFDLAATLRSGLSAPRREICLSISTGGVDLLTDPRPECVTARGVAAYLAVGSMSWTITAAPTSAMLASAGSALSAVVLSLGVVVSALLTVSLRLAQRSWGLAREVERRQVTRALETATDGLWEWELPDGPMARRAMWRGLGYPFSETDRSGWEALIHPEDVDGVRRAVDDYLRGGAEGLSLEYRIRDAWGQWHWIIDRARITERSGWGSPQRMLGIHGDVTERRRAVDQVRTSEERFRTIFDSAFQFQALLDLDGRLLLANRTALEFAGVPLDAVRGSRLWETAWWAEANEEGRARLADACQSAANGKTIQYQDEVTGVGGRRATIEFSVKPIRTSDGPVGQLLAEGRDVTERKRAEDALKELDTLSTMGRLAARVAHEINNPLAGIQNSFMLIKDAVSPDHPYHRYVGAIGREIDRIASVTRELYGLYRAEHAHKEQTSVATAITDAVELLKQVNRAADVEIRADLAGAPTILPFPDALIRQVVFNLVQNAVEASPPRGVVFVTADVADHGAQRAFRLAVRDQGSGVPDALKEQVFQDFYSTKSGLRTGGMGLGLSIVRSSVRALGGEIEVTEPKGGGAEFVVRLPINEEESV, from the coding sequence GTGACGCTGCCCTCTCGCTACGATCCTCGCCGCGTCGCGGGCATCGTGGGTCGGGTCGTGAGCGCGCTCGGAGCTCTTGTCCTGACGGGTTGGGCCATCGACTCACCCGGTCTGGTACGCATGCTGGACGGGTATCCGCCACTGGTGCCCAATGCAGCAATAGCGCTGGTTGGCGCGGGTTTGGGTCTGACCGGCCTCGAGCGAGATCGCGGCGAGGTCGCCAGGGTCGGGGCGAGCCTTGCGCTGCTGATCGGGCTCCTGACGTTCGCCGATCATCTCGTGGGTCTCGGGCTCGGGATCGATGGCATCTTCCTCCCGCGCGAAGCGCCGACTCTGGTGGCGGGGCGCATCCCGGGCCGGATGGCTGCGGTCTCTGCGCTGTCGCTGACGCTGGCGGGGGTCGGGCTGCTGGCACTGCTGGCCGAGGTGCGTAGCAGCACCCTGGCGATTCTTGCGGGCGTTGCCGGGGCTACGATCGGAACGTTAGGCGGCACGGTCGTGGTCGGGTACGCGACGGGCGCCCTGACGGATCTGCGGCACGGCGTCGTTGCCGGCATGTCGGCGTATGAGGCGATTGCGTTCCTGCTGCTCGGCTGGGGCATGGTCGGGTACGCGTGGGAGCACGATCGTCCGGTTCGCTCGCTACCGTCCTGGCTGGCGCCGGCAGTGGGCGTCGGCGGGCTGACGACTGCGCTGTTGGTCTGGAAGGCGTTGACGAGTCTCGAGGCCGATCGGCTGGAGGACCGTCTCGGCGTCGAGGCAACCGTGGTACGCCAGCGAATCGCGGTGGAGATCGACGGCCTGGTCAAGGATCTCGACCGCCTGGCTCGGCGTGCCGTCCGAGTGCCGGCGCTCTGGGATGCGGACGCACAGGCGGCGCTTCGCGAGGGCAGTGTGTACGCTGCGGTCGGGTGGGTCGGCGAGGACGGGTCGGTGCGGCGGGCGGCGCCGACGACCGCCGCGCCGGTGATCGCACAGATCATCGAAGAGGGGATCACGCCGGTCGCCGATACCGTACGCTTGCTCCGGTATCCAGCCCAGACAGCGTCCGCCGGGTTGCTCCAGGGTGGACGGTTCCTCGCGCTCAGAGTCGCGTCGTGCGACGACGCCCGGTGCGCGGGCGACATGGTGGGGTTCTTTGATCTTGCGGCCACGCTTCGATCCGGGTTGTCGGCGCCGCGCCGGGAGATCTGTCTCTCGATCTCGACCGGCGGGGTCGACCTGTTGACGGACCCCAGACCGGAGTGTGTCACGGCACGCGGCGTGGCAGCGTACCTGGCGGTCGGGTCGATGTCGTGGACGATTACCGCGGCTCCAACCAGTGCGATGCTGGCCTCTGCCGGATCGGCGCTTTCGGCGGTCGTGTTGAGCCTGGGGGTCGTGGTGAGTGCGTTGTTGACGGTCAGCTTGCGGCTGGCGCAGCGATCATGGGGGTTGGCCCGTGAAGTCGAGCGGCGGCAGGTTACCCGCGCGCTCGAAACGGCAACCGATGGTCTTTGGGAATGGGAGCTGCCCGATGGACCGATGGCTCGTCGGGCGATGTGGCGCGGGCTCGGCTACCCGTTCTCGGAAACCGACCGTTCCGGGTGGGAAGCCCTGATCCATCCCGAGGACGTCGACGGGGTCCGCCGCGCCGTCGACGACTACCTCCGCGGTGGAGCGGAGGGGTTGAGTCTCGAGTACCGGATTCGCGATGCCTGGGGCCAGTGGCACTGGATCATCGATCGCGCGCGGATCACCGAGCGAAGCGGCTGGGGGTCGCCCCAACGGATGCTCGGTATCCATGGCGACGTGACCGAACGCCGCCGCGCGGTCGATCAGGTGCGCACCAGCGAAGAGCGCTTTCGTACCATCTTCGACAGTGCCTTTCAGTTTCAGGCCTTGCTCGACCTCGATGGGCGCCTGCTGCTGGCCAACCGCACCGCCCTCGAGTTTGCCGGTGTGCCCCTGGACGCCGTTCGCGGCAGCAGGCTCTGGGAGACAGCGTGGTGGGCTGAGGCAAACGAAGAGGGCAGGGCCCGGCTGGCCGATGCCTGTCAGAGCGCAGCAAACGGTAAGACGATCCAGTATCAGGACGAGGTCACGGGCGTCGGAGGGCGTCGCGCGACGATCGAGTTCTCGGTCAAGCCGATCCGGACCTCCGACGGCCCGGTGGGGCAGTTGTTGGCAGAGGGGCGCGACGTGACCGAGCGAAAGCGCGCCGAGGACGCGCTGAAGGAACTCGACACGCTGAGCACGATGGGTCGGCTTGCGGCTCGGGTTGCCCACGAGATCAACAATCCGCTGGCTGGAATCCAGAACTCATTCATGCTGATCAAGGACGCCGTATCGCCCGACCACCCCTACCATCGGTACGTCGGCGCCATCGGTCGTGAGATCGACCGGATCGCGAGCGTCACGCGTGAGCTGTACGGGCTCTACCGGGCTGAGCATGCCCACAAGGAGCAGACGTCGGTAGCGACTGCCATCACGGATGCGGTCGAACTGCTCAAGCAGGTCAACCGGGCCGCCGATGTCGAAATCAGGGCCGACCTCGCCGGGGCGCCGACCATCCTGCCGTTTCCGGATGCGCTGATCCGTCAGGTCGTCTTCAACCTGGTCCAGAACGCCGTTGAGGCTTCGCCACCACGCGGTGTGGTGTTTGTGACCGCTGACGTCGCGGATCATGGCGCGCAGCGCGCCTTTCGGCTCGCTGTTCGAGACCAGGGCAGCGGAGTTCCGGACGCGCTCAAGGAGCAGGTATTCCAGGACTTCTACAGCACCAAGAGCGGGCTCCGGACCGGGGGGATGGGGCTCGGGCTCTCGATCGTTCGGAGCTCGGTACGCGCGTTAGGCGGAGAGATCGAAGTGACTGAACCCAAAGGAGGCGGCGCGGAGTTTGTGGTGCGCCTCCCGATCAACGAAGAGGAGTCGGTATGA
- a CDS encoding lasso peptide biosynthesis B2 protein, whose amino-acid sequence MSARPGFVSAFFTVSVARLSLRLAGFSRTLAWVTRVAPRLARRSPRGTAEDIVRSVAVAAAFFPGRAICLEQSVAGYLLLRRWGHDVALRVGVQPYPFRAHAWVELDGRPLLENDDELVKFVAFPEAFA is encoded by the coding sequence ATGAGCGCACGTCCGGGTTTCGTGAGCGCTTTCTTCACCGTGTCGGTGGCGCGCCTGTCGCTCCGCCTCGCCGGGTTCAGTCGCACGCTGGCTTGGGTTACTCGCGTGGCACCCCGGCTGGCCCGTCGTTCGCCCCGAGGTACTGCTGAGGACATCGTCCGCAGCGTGGCCGTTGCGGCGGCGTTCTTTCCCGGGCGAGCCATCTGTCTGGAACAGTCGGTCGCAGGCTATCTGTTGCTCCGCCGCTGGGGTCATGATGTGGCCCTGCGGGTCGGGGTGCAGCCCTACCCGTTTCGAGCCCACGCCTGGGTTGAACTCGACGGTCGGCCCCTGCTCGAGAACGACGACGAGCTGGTGAAGTTCGTGGCGTTTCCCGAGGCGTTCGCATGA